One region of Populus trichocarpa isolate Nisqually-1 chromosome 4, P.trichocarpa_v4.1, whole genome shotgun sequence genomic DNA includes:
- the LOC7476343 gene encoding zingipain-2: MAAKKCNTRIFVPFLLILAAWATKIACRPLDEQEYMLKRHEEWMAQHGRVYGDMKEKEKRYLIFKENIERIEAFNNGSDRGYKLGVNKFADLTNEEFRAMYHGYKRQSSKLMSSSFRYENLSDIPTSMDWRNDGAVTPVKDQGTCGCCWAFSTVAAIEGIIKLQTGNLISLSEQQLVDCTAGNKGCQGGHMDTAFQYIIRNGGLTSEDNYPYQGVDGTCSSEKAASTEAQITGYEDVPQNNENALLQAVAKQPVSVAVEGGGHDFQFYKSGVFEGDCGTNLNHAVTAIGYGTDSDGTDYWLVKNSWGTSWGENGYMRMRRGIGSSEGLCGVAKDASYPTA; encoded by the exons ATGGCCGCAAAAAAATGCAATACTCGTATTTTTGTGCCATTTCTCCTTATTTTAGCTGCATGGGCAACAAAAATAGCTTGTCGTCCTCTTGATGAGCAGGAATATATGTTGAAGAGGCATGAAGAATGGATGGCTCAACATGGACGTGTCTATGGAGAcatgaaagagaaggagaaacgatacttgatttttaaggaaaatattGAACGTATAGAAGCATTTAACAACGGTTCTGACCGCGGATACAAGCTTGGTGTGAACAAATTCGCAGACTTGACCAATGAAGAATTTCGTGCTATGTATCATGGGTACAAGAGACAATCATCCAAATTGATGTCTTCATCATTTAGATATGAAAATCTAAGTGACATACCAACTTCAATGGATTGGAGAAATGATGGTGCAGTCACCCCAGTTAAAGACCAAGGCACTTGTG GGTGTTGCTGGGCATTTTCCACAGTGGCAGCAATAGAGGGAATTATAAAGCTTCAGACAGGTAACTTAATATCATTATCAGAGCAACAACTTGTGGACTGTACTGCTGGAAATAAAGGTTGTCAAGGTGGTCACATGGACACTGCTTTCCAATATATTATACGAAACGGAGGGCTAACAAGTGAAGATAATTACCCCTACCAAGGAGTAGATGGCACTTGCAGTAGCGAGAAGGCAGCATCTACTGAAGCACAAATAACTGGGTATGAAGACGTGCCACAGAATAATGAAAACGCTCTCCTGCAGGCTGTGGCCAAACAACCAGTATCCGTCGCTGTTGAGGGTGGTGGGCACGATTTCCAGTTTTATAAAAGTGGTGTCTTCGAAGGGGATTGTGGGACAAACCTAAACCACGCGGTTACTGCAATTGGATATGGTACTGACAGTGATGGGACTGATTATTGGTTGGTAAAGAATTCGTGGGGAACCAGTTGGGGTGAAAATGGGTATATGAGGATGCGAAGAGGCATCGGTTCAAGCGAAGGCCTATGTGGTGTTGCAAAGGATGCTTCTTATCCAACTGCATGA
- the LOC18097499 gene encoding senescence-specific cysteine protease SAG12, with product MAAKKCSIHIFLPFLLILATKIVCRPLDEQEYMLKRHEEWMAQHGRVYGDMKEKEKRYLIFKENIERIEAFNNGSDRGYKLGVNKFADLTNEEFRAMHHGYKRQSSKLMSSSFRHENLSAIPTSMDWRKAGAVTPVKDQGTCGCCWAFSAVAAIEGIIKLKTGKLISLSEQQLVDCDVKGVDQGCGGGLMDNAFQFILRNGGLTSEATYPYQGVDGTCKSKKTASIEAKITGYEDVPVNNENALLQAVAKQPVSVAVEGGGYDFQFYKSGVFKGDCGTYLDHAVTAIGYGTNSDGTNYWLVKNSWGTSWGESGYMRMQRGIGAREGLCGVAMDASYPTA from the exons ATGGCCGCAAAAAAATGCAGTATTCATATATTTCTGCCATTTCTCCTTATTTTAGCCACAAAAATAGTCTGTCGTCCTCTTGATGAGCAGGAATATATGTTGAAGAGGCATGAAGAATGGATGGCTCAACATGGACGTGTCTATGGAGAcatgaaagagaaggagaaacgatacttgatttttaaggaaaatattGAACGTATAGAAGCATTTAACAACGGTTCTGACCGCGGATACAAGCTTGGTGTGAACAAATTCGCAGACTTGACCAATGAAGAATTTCGTGCTATGCATCATGGATACAAGAGACAATCCTCCAAATTGATGTCTTCATCATTTAGACATGAAAATCTAAGTGCCATACCAACTTCAATGGATTGGAGAAAAGCCGGTGCAGTCACCCCAGTTAAAGACCAAGGCACTTGTG GGTGTTGCTGGGCATTTTCCGCTGTGGCAGCAATAGAAGGAATTATAAAGCTTAAGACAGGTAAGTTAATATCATTATCAGAGCAACAGCTTGTGGACTGTGATGTTAAAGGTGTGGATCAAGGCTGTGGAGGTGGTCTCATGGACAATgctttccaatttattttacgAAACGGAGGCCTAACAAGTGAAGCTACTTACCCCTACCAAGGAGTAGATGGCACATGCAAAAGCAAGAAGACAGCATCTATTGAAGCAAAAATAACTGGGTATGAAGACGTGCCGGTGAACAATGAAAACGCTCTCCTGCAAGCTGTGGCCAAACAGCCAGTATCTGTTGCTGTTGAAGGTGGTGGGTACGATTTCCAGTTTTATAAAAGTGGTGTCTTCAAGGGGGATTGCGGGACATACCTAGACCACGCGGTTACTGCAATTGGATATGGCACTAATAGCGATGGGACTAATTATTGGTTGGTGAAGAATTCATGGGGAACCAGTTGGGGTGAAAGTGGGTATATGAGGATGCAGAGAGGCATCGGTGCAAGGGAAGGCCTCTGTGGTGTTGCCATGGATGCTTCTTATCCAACTGCATGA
- the LOC18097500 gene encoding senescence-specific cysteine protease SAG12-like: MGQIRCCWAFSTVAAIEGIIKLQTGNLISLSEQQLVDCTAGNKGCQGGLMDTAFQYIIRNGGLTSEDNYPYQGVDGTCSSEKATSTEAQITGYEDVPQNNENALLQAVAKQPVSVAVDGGGNDFRFYKSGVFEGDCGTNLNHAVTAIGYGTDSDGTDYWLVKNS, from the exons ATGGGGCAGATAA GGTGTTGCTGGGCATTTTCCACAGTGGCAGCAATAGAGGGAATTATAAAGCTTCAGACAGGTAACTTAATATCATTATCAGAGCAACAGCTTGTGGACTGTACTGCTGGAAATAAAGGCTGTCAAGGTGGTCTCATGGACACTGCTTTCCAATATATTATACGAAACGGAGGGCTAACAAGTGAAGATAATTACCCCTACCAAGGAGTAGATGGCACTTGCAGTAGCGAGAAGGCAACATCTACTGAAGCACAAATAACTGGGTATGAAGACGTGCCACAGAATAATGAAAACGCTCTCCTGCAGGCTGTGGCCAAACAGCCAGTATCTGTCGCTGTTGACGGTGGTGGGAACGATTTCCGGTTTTATAAAAGTGGTGTCTTCGAAGGGGATTGTGGGACAAACCTAAACCACGCGGTTACTGCAATTGGATATGGTACTGACAGTGATGGGACTGATTATTGGTTGGTGAAGAATTCGTAG